From one Bacteroides intestinalis DSM 17393 genomic stretch:
- a CDS encoding sialidase family protein: MKKPIFLLFILFCLLCVIPVVRAADTIFIRETQVPVLIERVDNVLFYLRLDAKESTMLNRVILNFGEDTNLSDIQSVKLYYSGTEALQDREKGRFAPVEYISSHAVGKTLAANPSYSIKKAEVIAPKKHFILDANQKLFPGINFFWVSLQMKPETSLNTKVRAAIASVTLDGKEAPLNVISPQSIEHRMGVGVRHAGDDLSAAYRIPGLVTTNNGTLLGVYDVRYNSSVDLQEHVDVGLSRSTDGGKTWEKMRLPLAFGETGGLPSAQNGVGDPSILVDTKTNNVWIVAAWTHGMGNQRAWWSSHPGLDLNHTAQLVLAKSADDGKSWSTPINITEQVKDPAWYFLLQGPGRGITMEDGTLVFPIQFIDATRVPNAGIMYSKDQGETWKIHNHARTNTTEAQVAEMEPGVLMLNMRDNRGGSRAVAITKDLGETWIEHESSRKALQEPVCMASLIHVKAGDNVLNRDLLIFSNPNTTKGRHHTTIKISLDGGVTWLPEHQLLLDEDNNWGYTCLTMVDKETIGILYESSVAHITFQAIKLKDIVRD; encoded by the coding sequence ATGAAGAAGCCGATATTTTTGCTTTTTATACTTTTCTGTTTATTGTGTGTCATCCCGGTGGTCCGGGCTGCAGATACAATTTTTATCCGTGAGACACAAGTTCCGGTTTTGATAGAAAGAGTGGATAATGTATTGTTCTATTTGCGTTTGGATGCAAAGGAAAGTACGATGTTGAACAGAGTCATTCTGAATTTTGGAGAAGATACTAATCTTTCTGATATCCAGTCGGTAAAGCTTTACTATAGTGGTACTGAAGCCCTGCAGGACAGAGAAAAAGGACGCTTTGCTCCCGTAGAATACATATCAAGTCATGCTGTCGGAAAGACTTTGGCGGCAAACCCTTCCTATTCCATTAAAAAGGCGGAAGTGATTGCCCCAAAAAAACACTTTATTCTCGATGCTAACCAGAAGTTGTTTCCGGGGATTAACTTCTTTTGGGTCAGTTTACAGATGAAACCGGAAACTTCGTTGAATACTAAGGTCAGGGCAGCCATTGCTTCGGTTACTCTGGATGGTAAGGAAGCTCCTCTGAATGTTATTTCTCCGCAAAGTATTGAGCATCGGATGGGTGTAGGGGTACGTCATGCAGGCGATGATCTTTCGGCAGCGTATCGTATTCCGGGATTGGTGACTACTAATAACGGAACTTTATTAGGCGTTTATGATGTACGCTATAACAGCAGTGTCGATCTTCAGGAACATGTAGACGTCGGTTTAAGTCGTAGTACGGATGGGGGAAAGACGTGGGAAAAGATGCGTCTGCCTTTGGCTTTTGGTGAAACGGGTGGACTGCCTTCGGCACAGAATGGAGTGGGTGATCCGTCTATATTGGTAGATACGAAGACTAATAATGTATGGATAGTTGCTGCTTGGACACATGGTATGGGGAATCAACGTGCTTGGTGGAGTTCACATCCGGGGTTGGACCTGAATCATACGGCACAACTCGTCCTGGCAAAGAGTGCGGATGATGGTAAAAGCTGGTCAACTCCTATAAACATTACTGAACAAGTGAAAGATCCTGCCTGGTATTTCTTGTTGCAAGGACCCGGACGTGGGATCACAATGGAAGATGGCACATTGGTGTTTCCCATTCAGTTTATAGATGCTACCCGTGTGCCGAATGCGGGTATCATGTATAGCAAGGATCAAGGTGAAACTTGGAAAATACATAATCATGCACGTACCAATACCACAGAAGCGCAGGTTGCTGAGATGGAACCGGGAGTCTTGATGTTGAATATGCGCGATAATCGGGGTGGAAGTCGTGCTGTAGCAATTACGAAAGATCTGGGCGAAACATGGATTGAACATGAATCTTCGCGCAAAGCTTTACAAGAACCTGTTTGTATGGCAAGTCTGATTCATGTAAAAGCCGGTGACAATGTTTTAAACCGGGATTTACTCATATTCTCTAATCCCAATACAACGAAGGGACGCCATCACACTACTATTAAGATTAGTTTGGATGGAGGCGTAACCTGGCTGCCGGAACATCAGTTATTGTTGGATGAGGACAACAATTGGGGATATACTTGTCTTACCATGGTCGATAAAGAGACGATTGGTATCCTCTATGAAAGTAGCGTGGCTCATATTACGTTTCAAGCCATAAAATTGAAAGATATTGTTAGAGACTGA
- a CDS encoding tetratricopeptide repeat protein: MRKHLYLIPVLSCLLGLLWACTPSADKADVLLVHAGECMEAYPDSALYLLQQIPHPDKLHGRQQADYAFLLTQARDKNYLDSLQSDSLIKIAIDYYEDHNDKVKAGKASFYYGTMLSYQDKSTEAMNAYLNAQILLEGTQEYKLQGLLEENIGMLNYNQRMYDASILNFRKTVDYYKLAGDTLGVVYGYRNLARGYMMKASNDTARRYVDEGLKLLPDTTHRVRSSLFQILGIMAEKEKDYEAAIGFFWKALSSDSNTFSQYHYYISLGKAYLSMGNLDEAERCFKKVVKSSKRYTQAGAYNYLSGLEKARKNYKDALFYKEQSDSLLEIVHNEDLRKQILILQKKYDNEKLRMENEQIKLEKESQFYLILLITILMVIVIVIIRTKYRRRFQRNIDIIRKNQEEIEEYAFRIGEYKQKSEEEQLAKKKKIADLNGKIILLTAENKELRENTCIKASCVLEQLNKGELIVQRMTLEEKRNLFDFMDLIFANFISRLNSNYTLTKTDLILATLLKVGFTTNQLMFVFDCERNSVYRMKLRLKEHLCIDKEKSLEEFILFF, from the coding sequence ATGCGAAAGCACCTATATCTGATACCTGTATTATCATGTCTATTAGGACTTCTCTGGGCTTGTACTCCTTCTGCCGATAAAGCAGATGTTCTTCTGGTGCATGCCGGAGAGTGTATGGAGGCATATCCGGACAGTGCACTATATCTTTTGCAACAAATACCTCATCCGGATAAACTGCATGGTCGTCAACAAGCAGATTATGCCTTCTTGCTGACACAAGCGCGAGACAAGAACTATCTGGATAGTTTGCAATCTGATTCTCTGATAAAAATTGCAATAGATTATTATGAAGACCATAATGACAAGGTAAAGGCCGGAAAGGCTTCTTTTTATTATGGAACTATGCTTTCGTATCAGGATAAAAGTACGGAAGCAATGAATGCTTATCTGAACGCACAGATTTTACTGGAGGGAACTCAGGAGTATAAATTGCAAGGGCTGCTGGAGGAAAATATCGGAATGTTGAATTACAACCAAAGAATGTATGATGCTTCTATCCTGAACTTCAGGAAAACAGTTGATTACTATAAATTGGCAGGGGATACTTTAGGCGTCGTATATGGATACCGGAATCTGGCCCGTGGATATATGATGAAGGCCAGTAATGACACTGCCAGACGCTATGTGGATGAAGGATTGAAACTTTTGCCGGATACTACTCACCGGGTACGTTCCTCTCTTTTTCAGATACTTGGAATCATGGCTGAAAAAGAGAAAGATTATGAAGCAGCTATTGGTTTCTTCTGGAAAGCTCTTTCGAGTGATTCTAATACTTTTAGTCAATATCATTATTATATATCCTTAGGTAAGGCTTATCTGTCTATGGGAAATTTAGATGAGGCCGAACGATGCTTCAAGAAAGTGGTGAAGAGTAGTAAGAGGTATACACAAGCTGGAGCATATAATTATTTGTCTGGGTTAGAAAAAGCAAGGAAAAACTACAAGGATGCTCTTTTTTATAAAGAACAATCCGATTCTTTGTTGGAGATTGTACATAATGAAGACTTGCGGAAACAGATATTAATCCTGCAAAAAAAATATGATAATGAGAAGTTAAGAATGGAGAATGAACAGATTAAGTTGGAAAAAGAGAGTCAGTTCTACTTAATTTTGTTAATTACTATTCTAATGGTGATTGTTATCGTAATAATCAGGACTAAATATAGAAGACGCTTTCAGCGGAACATCGATATAATCAGGAAAAATCAAGAGGAAATAGAAGAATATGCATTCCGCATAGGTGAGTATAAACAGAAGAGTGAAGAAGAGCAGTTAGCAAAAAAGAAGAAGATTGCCGATCTGAACGGAAAAATAATATTATTAACTGCAGAAAATAAAGAGCTACGCGAAAATACATGCATAAAAGCTTCTTGCGTATTAGAACAGCTGAATAAAGGAGAACTGATCGTTCAGAGAATGACTTTGGAAGAGAAGCGGAACCTCTTTGATTTTATGGACTTGATCTTCGCAAATTTTATATCCCGTTTAAATTCAAACTATACTCTGACAAAAACAGATCTTATCTTGGCGACCTTACTGAAGGTAGGATTTACGACTAATCAGTTGATGTTTGTTTTCGATTGTGAGCGGAATTCTGTTTACCGGATGAAGCTAAGACTAAAGGAACATTTGTGTATAGACAAAGAAAAGTCATTGGAAGAGTTTATTTTATTCTTTTAA
- a CDS encoding DUF3244 domain-containing protein: protein MKLKSVLCLVGFFFLFTVNAHSSMIGDLEIVGEITLSGNDIPFETNSDDGNRHRSITPDIPIIATLCGNNLVEINFFAAVGEVEITITQDGVPVYTSSENITTSILKNIQLSSDVTGAFLIEIKGDNGAYAYGWFNL, encoded by the coding sequence ATGAAACTAAAGTCTGTTTTATGTCTGGTAGGATTTTTCTTCCTGTTTACAGTTAATGCCCATTCATCCATGATTGGTGATTTGGAAATAGTAGGTGAGATTACTTTATCTGGTAATGATATTCCTTTTGAAACAAATTCTGATGATGGAAATAGGCACCGTTCAATAACCCCTGATATTCCTATTATTGCAACGTTGTGCGGGAATAATTTGGTAGAAATCAATTTCTTTGCTGCTGTAGGCGAAGTTGAAATAACCATTACTCAAGATGGTGTTCCGGTGTATACTTCTTCTGAGAATATCACTACTTCTATTTTGAAGAATATTCAATTGTCATCTGATGTGACTGGAGCATTCTTGATAGAAATAAAAGGAGATAACGGGGCTTATGCTTATGGATGGTTCAATCTATAA
- a CDS encoding L-threonylcarbamoyladenylate synthase, which translates to MLLKLYEKNNNPQDLQQIVDILNDGGLIIYPTDTMYAIGCHGLKERAIERICRIKEIDPRKNNLSIICYDLSSISEYAKVDNNTFKLMKRNLPGAFTFILNGTTRLPKIFRNRKEVGIRMPDNAIIQEIARVLDAPIMTTTLPHEEHEDMEYCTDPELIDEKFGDLVDLVIDGGIGGTESSTIVDCTNGETEIVRQGKGWLNEG; encoded by the coding sequence ATGCTTCTAAAACTGTACGAAAAAAACAACAATCCACAAGACCTGCAACAGATAGTGGATATTCTGAATGACGGTGGACTTATCATCTATCCCACCGACACCATGTATGCCATTGGTTGCCATGGGCTGAAAGAGCGTGCTATCGAACGTATTTGTCGTATCAAAGAAATTGATCCGCGCAAAAACAACCTTTCTATTATTTGCTATGACCTGAGTAGCATCAGTGAATATGCCAAAGTAGATAACAATACATTCAAGTTGATGAAAAGGAACCTGCCCGGTGCTTTCACTTTCATCCTGAACGGCACTACCCGTTTGCCTAAAATATTCCGTAACCGGAAGGAGGTTGGTATCCGTATGCCTGATAATGCCATTATCCAGGAGATAGCCCGTGTTCTGGATGCCCCTATTATGACTACTACCCTGCCTCACGAAGAACATGAAGACATGGAGTACTGTACCGACCCGGAATTAATCGATGAAAAGTTCGGTGACCTTGTCGATCTGGTTATCGACGGTGGAATCGGTGGCACAGAATCTTCTACCATTGTGGACTGTACCAATGGAGAGACAGAAATTGTGCGACAAGGAAAAGGCTGGTTGAATGAAGGGTAA
- a CDS encoding AAA family ATPase, with the protein MTQSIDTNNKEFQDALSLIQYTRQSVFLTGKAGTGKSTFLRYICENIKKKHVVLAPTGIAAINAGGSTLHSFFKLPFHPLLPDDPNLSLQRGRIHEFFRYTKPQRKLLEELELIIIDEISMVRADIIDAVDRILRVYSRNLREPFGGKQLLLVGDVFQLEPVVKGDEREILNRFYPTPYFFSARVFSQIDLVSIELQKVYRQTDKVFVSVLDHIRSNTAGAADLQLLNTRYSTDIEENEEDMYITLATRRDNVDYINDRKLAELPGDSVTFRGEVTGDFPESSLPTSRELVLKPGAQVIFIKNDFDRRWVNGTIGIVSGFDEIEETLYVITDDGKECDVKPEHWKNIRYKYNEKKKEIEEEVLGTFSQFPVRLAWAITVHKSQGLTFSRVVIDFTGGVFAGGQAYVALSRCTSLEGIQLKKPVNRADIFVRPEIVNFAERFNNRQAIDRALKQAQADVEYVAATKAFDQGDFEVFLNHFFKAIHSRYDIEKPVIQRLIRRKLGVINKLRDNNDQLKAQMAEQQKRLQAYAREYYLMGNESITLAHDSRAAIANYDKALELYPEYADAWIRKGITLFNDGRYLEAEECLTRAVKLRPAEFKAVYNRGKLRLKQQETEGAIADLDKATTLKPDHAGAHELFGDALMQAGKEVEAALQWRLAEELRKKSSKK; encoded by the coding sequence TTGACGCAGTCAATAGATACCAACAATAAAGAGTTTCAGGATGCCCTGAGCCTTATACAATATACTCGCCAGTCCGTATTTCTAACCGGGAAGGCAGGTACGGGTAAGTCTACCTTTCTGCGATACATCTGCGAGAATATAAAAAAGAAACATGTAGTATTGGCTCCTACCGGTATTGCCGCCATCAATGCCGGTGGCAGCACCTTGCACAGTTTCTTCAAATTACCGTTTCATCCTCTGCTACCCGATGATCCGAACCTGAGCCTGCAACGCGGGCGCATCCACGAATTCTTCAGGTATACCAAGCCGCAGCGAAAGTTACTGGAAGAACTGGAACTTATCATTATCGACGAGATTTCCATGGTACGGGCGGATATTATCGATGCCGTAGACCGCATCCTGCGAGTCTATTCACGTAACCTGCGTGAGCCCTTCGGTGGAAAACAGCTTCTGTTAGTAGGTGATGTTTTCCAACTCGAGCCTGTCGTTAAAGGGGATGAGCGGGAAATACTAAACCGCTTCTATCCTACTCCCTACTTTTTCTCAGCAAGAGTTTTCAGCCAGATAGACCTTGTTTCCATCGAACTCCAAAAGGTGTATCGTCAAACGGATAAAGTATTTGTCAGTGTTCTGGACCATATCCGCAGTAACACTGCCGGTGCAGCCGACTTGCAATTACTCAATACACGCTATAGCACTGATATTGAGGAGAATGAGGAAGATATGTACATCACCCTCGCTACACGCCGCGATAATGTAGACTACATCAACGACCGGAAACTGGCAGAACTACCCGGTGACTCTGTTACCTTCCGGGGTGAAGTCACGGGAGATTTCCCGGAAAGTAGCCTGCCCACATCGCGCGAGCTGGTGCTGAAACCGGGAGCTCAGGTTATCTTTATCAAAAATGACTTCGACCGCCGCTGGGTAAATGGTACTATTGGCATAGTCAGCGGCTTCGATGAAATAGAAGAAACTCTCTACGTCATCACCGATGATGGAAAAGAATGTGACGTCAAGCCGGAACACTGGAAAAATATCCGCTATAAATACAACGAAAAGAAAAAAGAGATTGAAGAAGAAGTCCTGGGTACTTTCTCTCAGTTCCCCGTACGGCTGGCATGGGCAATCACTGTTCATAAAAGTCAGGGACTGACTTTCAGCCGTGTGGTTATCGACTTCACCGGTGGCGTGTTCGCCGGTGGGCAAGCCTATGTTGCCCTCAGTCGTTGCACTTCATTGGAAGGCATCCAGCTAAAGAAACCTGTCAACCGCGCTGATATCTTTGTCCGCCCGGAAATAGTAAACTTTGCCGAACGCTTTAACAACCGGCAAGCCATAGACCGCGCCCTGAAACAAGCACAGGCCGACGTGGAATATGTTGCTGCGACCAAAGCTTTTGACCAAGGAGATTTCGAAGTCTTTCTCAATCATTTCTTCAAGGCTATACACTCCCGATACGACATAGAAAAGCCTGTTATACAACGCCTCATCCGTCGCAAGTTAGGTGTTATCAACAAGCTACGTGACAACAACGATCAACTAAAAGCCCAGATGGCCGAACAGCAAAAACGACTGCAAGCCTATGCACGAGAGTATTACCTTATGGGCAATGAATCTATCACTCTTGCCCATGACTCCCGTGCCGCCATTGCCAACTATGACAAGGCGCTGGAACTCTATCCCGAATATGCGGATGCGTGGATACGCAAAGGAATCACCCTCTTCAATGACGGAAGATATCTTGAAGCGGAAGAGTGCCTCACACGGGCAGTAAAACTACGTCCGGCAGAATTTAAAGCTGTCTATAACCGGGGAAAACTGCGACTGAAACAACAGGAAACAGAAGGCGCTATTGCCGATCTGGACAAGGCTACCACCCTGAAACCCGACCATGCCGGAGCACACGAACTCTTTGGCGATGCCCTGATGCAGGCAGGAAAAGAAGTAGAAGCTGCATTACAGTGGAGGCTGGCAGAAGAACTTCGAAAAAAATCATCCAAGAAATAA
- the nagB gene encoding glucosamine-6-phosphate deaminase, translating to MRLIIQPDYQSVSKWAAHYVAAKIKAANPTPEKPFVLGCPTGSSPLGMYKELIDLNKKGIVSFRNVVTFNMDEYVGLPKEHPESYYSFMWNNFFNHIDINPENTNILDGNAADLDAECARYEEKIKSYGGIDLFMGGIGPDGHIAFNEPGSSLSSRTRQKTLTTDTIIANSRFFDNDVNKVPKTALTVGVGTVLSAKEVMIIVNGHNKALALYHAVEGAITQMWTISALQMHEKGIIVADDAATFELKVGTYRYFKDIEADHLDPASLLK from the coding sequence ATGAGATTAATCATTCAACCGGATTATCAATCCGTATCTAAGTGGGCTGCCCACTATGTAGCCGCTAAAATTAAGGCCGCTAATCCGACGCCTGAAAAACCGTTTGTCCTGGGTTGCCCTACCGGTTCATCACCGCTTGGCATGTACAAGGAGTTAATCGACCTGAACAAGAAAGGAATTGTTTCCTTCCGGAATGTAGTTACTTTTAATATGGATGAGTATGTCGGCTTGCCGAAAGAACATCCCGAAAGCTACTATTCTTTCATGTGGAATAATTTCTTCAACCATATCGATATCAATCCGGAGAATACTAATATCTTGGACGGTAATGCTGCCGATCTGGATGCTGAGTGTGCCCGTTACGAAGAGAAAATTAAATCCTATGGTGGCATCGACCTCTTCATGGGTGGTATTGGTCCCGACGGACATATTGCTTTCAACGAACCGGGTTCTTCTCTGTCTTCTCGCACACGCCAGAAGACGCTGACGACAGATACTATCATCGCCAATTCCCGTTTCTTCGATAACGATGTAAATAAAGTGCCTAAAACAGCCTTGACAGTAGGTGTAGGTACAGTACTTTCAGCTAAGGAAGTGATGATTATTGTAAACGGACATAATAAAGCTCTTGCACTCTATCATGCTGTAGAAGGTGCCATCACACAGATGTGGACCATCAGTGCATTGCAAATGCATGAGAAAGGTATCATTGTTGCTGATGATGCAGCTACTTTTGAATTGAAAGTAGGCACCTATCGCTACTTTAAGGATATTGAAGCAGACCACTTGGATCCGGCTTCTTTGCTGAAGTAA
- a CDS encoding FprA family A-type flavoprotein, which produces MNQKTMIKGKIHYVGVNDRNKHLFEGLWPLPYGVSYNSYLIDDETVALIDTVDACYFEVYLRKIKSIIGERPIQYLIINHMEPDHSGSIRLIKQHYPDIVIVGNKQTFGMIEGYYGVTGEQYIVKDEDFLALGHHKLRFYLTPMVHWPETMMTFDETEGVLFSGDGFGCFGTLDGGFLDTRINTDRYWDEMVRYYSNIVGKYGSPVQKALQKLGGLHITTICSTHGPVWTDNISKVIGIYDKLSRYAADEGVVIAYGSMYGHTEQMAEAIAAELSAQGIKNIVMHNVSKSNPSYIIADIFKYRGLIIGSPTYSNQIYPDIESLLSKILIREIKGRYLGYFGSFTWAGAAVKRMAEFAEKSKFEIIADPVEMKQAMKDITYEQCEHLARFMADRLKKDRE; this is translated from the coding sequence ATGAACCAGAAGACTATGATAAAAGGAAAAATACACTATGTAGGAGTAAATGACCGTAACAAACACCTCTTTGAAGGTTTGTGGCCATTACCTTATGGAGTGTCTTATAACTCTTACCTGATAGACGACGAAACAGTGGCTCTGATTGATACGGTGGATGCTTGTTATTTTGAGGTATATCTCCGTAAAATAAAAAGCATCATAGGCGAACGCCCTATCCAATACCTTATCATCAACCATATGGAGCCCGATCATTCCGGTTCTATCCGCCTCATTAAGCAGCATTATCCCGATATTGTTATTGTAGGTAACAAGCAAACTTTCGGTATGATCGAAGGTTATTATGGAGTGACAGGTGAACAATACATTGTGAAAGATGAAGACTTCCTGGCATTAGGACATCATAAACTACGTTTTTATCTGACTCCCATGGTGCACTGGCCCGAAACCATGATGACTTTCGACGAAACGGAAGGTGTACTATTCTCCGGCGACGGTTTCGGCTGTTTCGGTACATTGGATGGCGGCTTCCTCGATACTCGCATCAATACCGATCGTTATTGGGACGAAATGGTGCGTTACTACTCTAATATTGTAGGCAAATACGGTTCTCCGGTACAGAAGGCTTTGCAAAAGCTGGGCGGTTTGCACATTACGACTATTTGTTCTACTCATGGTCCTGTTTGGACAGATAATATTAGTAAAGTAATAGGCATTTATGATAAACTGAGCCGTTATGCTGCCGATGAAGGTGTGGTAATTGCCTATGGCTCCATGTATGGCCATACAGAACAGATGGCGGAAGCTATTGCTGCTGAACTTTCAGCACAAGGCATCAAGAACATTGTGATGCATAATGTAAGCAAGAGTAATCCTTCTTATATTATTGCAGACATTTTTAAATATCGTGGCTTAATTATTGGTAGCCCTACTTACAGTAACCAGATTTATCCGGATATAGAATCTTTACTCTCTAAGATATTGATTCGTGAGATAAAAGGTCGTTATCTGGGCTATTTCGGTTCGTTCACTTGGGCAGGTGCTGCGGTGAAACGTATGGCTGAATTTGCTGAAAAGAGCAAATTTGAAATTATAGCCGATCCTGTAGAGATGAAACAGGCAATGAAGGACATTACTTACGAACAATGCGAACACCTGGCACGTTTTATGGCAGACCGCCTGAAGAAGGACAGGGAATAA
- a CDS encoding AI-2E family transporter encodes MSTKEQYWKYSLITIIIGLGIILFLQITPFLGGLLGALTIYILVRKQMIHLTDKRNMKRSIAATLITTEAILFFLVPLALAVWLLVSKLQDINLDPESIIAPIEDMANIIKDRTGYDVLGKDTTSFIISALPAIGQFVMGSISSFAVNLFVLVFVLYFMLIGGQKMEQYISDILPFNKSNTDHVVREIKMIVHSNAVGIPLLAIIQGGVAMIGYWFFDVPDILLTGFLTCLATVIPMVGTALVWFPIAVYMALSGDLFNGIGLAIFGTLIISQLDNLIRFILQKRMADIHPLITIFGVVIGLSLFGFMGVIFGPLLLSLFFLFVDMFKREYLDKSK; translated from the coding sequence ATGAGTACAAAAGAACAATACTGGAAATATTCACTAATTACTATTATCATCGGACTGGGGATAATCCTGTTTTTACAGATTACTCCCTTTCTGGGTGGTCTATTAGGTGCACTGACTATCTACATACTAGTCAGAAAGCAGATGATACATCTGACCGACAAGCGGAACATGAAACGAAGCATTGCTGCTACCCTCATTACCACTGAAGCCATTCTCTTCTTCTTAGTACCTTTGGCATTGGCTGTATGGCTATTAGTCAGCAAGCTACAAGATATCAATTTGGATCCTGAAAGCATTATTGCCCCCATTGAAGATATGGCAAATATCATAAAAGACAGGACTGGCTATGATGTTCTGGGTAAAGATACCACTTCTTTTATTATCTCTGCACTGCCTGCCATAGGACAATTCGTAATGGGTAGTATCAGTAGCTTCGCCGTCAATCTCTTTGTATTGGTATTTGTTCTATACTTCATGCTGATAGGCGGACAAAAGATGGAGCAATACATCAGTGACATACTTCCCTTTAATAAGTCGAATACAGATCATGTAGTAAGAGAAATAAAAATGATTGTACACTCCAATGCGGTTGGCATTCCCTTACTGGCAATCATACAAGGTGGAGTGGCCATGATAGGTTACTGGTTCTTTGATGTTCCGGATATTCTGTTAACGGGATTTCTCACCTGCCTTGCAACAGTCATCCCTATGGTAGGTACAGCCTTGGTCTGGTTCCCGATTGCTGTCTATATGGCATTATCCGGCGATCTCTTCAATGGCATCGGCCTGGCTATATTCGGAACTCTGATTATTTCTCAGCTCGATAACCTGATACGCTTTATCCTGCAAAAAAGAATGGCTGATATACACCCGCTAATCACTATCTTCGGGGTAGTTATCGGATTGTCTCTATTCGGATTTATGGGAGTCATATTCGGACCGCTATTACTCTCATTATTCTTCTTGTTCGTAGATATGTTTAAAAGAGAGTATCTGGATAAGTCGAAATAG
- a CDS encoding Cof-type HAD-IIB family hydrolase, giving the protein MIKALFFDIDGTLVSFDTHAIPETTIEAIAAAKAKGIRIFIATGRPAVIINNLSALQDRGLIDGYITMNGGYCFVGEEVIYKSAIPATDVQTMARISSEQNFPCIFVGEHDICVCQPDEMVKKIFNDYLKVDILPVKTPEEAIHREIFQMTPFITLEQEKVILPQLPGCEAGRWFPAFADITAKGNTKQKGIDEIIRHFGIRLEETMAFGDGGNDVSMLRHAAIGVAMGNAVDEVKEHANYITTSVDEDGIANALKHFSVI; this is encoded by the coding sequence ATGATTAAAGCCCTGTTTTTTGACATCGACGGCACTTTAGTGAGTTTTGATACACATGCTATCCCCGAAACCACCATCGAAGCCATCGCCGCTGCCAAAGCCAAAGGTATTCGGATATTTATCGCTACGGGACGTCCTGCTGTTATTATCAACAACCTTTCTGCCTTGCAAGACCGTGGACTTATAGATGGTTATATAACCATGAACGGCGGATATTGTTTCGTAGGCGAAGAAGTGATTTACAAGAGTGCAATTCCTGCCACTGACGTACAGACAATGGCGCGCATCTCTTCTGAACAGAATTTCCCCTGTATCTTTGTAGGCGAGCATGATATCTGTGTTTGCCAGCCGGATGAGATGGTGAAAAAGATATTCAATGATTACCTGAAAGTAGATATACTCCCTGTTAAGACTCCTGAAGAGGCTATTCATCGGGAAATCTTCCAGATGACTCCATTCATCACACTGGAACAAGAGAAAGTCATTCTCCCACAACTTCCCGGTTGTGAAGCTGGACGCTGGTTCCCCGCTTTTGCCGACATTACCGCAAAAGGAAATACCAAGCAAAAAGGAATCGACGAAATTATTCGTCATTTCGGCATTCGTCTGGAAGAGACGATGGCATTCGGAGATGGCGGCAACGATGTAAGCATGTTACGCCATGCAGCCATTGGTGTGGCTATGGGTAATGCAGTGGATGAAGTGAAAGAACATGCCAACTACATCACCACTTCAGTGGACGAAGACGGAATAGCCAATGCGCTCAAACATTTCTCCGTCATATAG